From a region of the Hemibagrus wyckioides isolate EC202008001 linkage group LG06, SWU_Hwy_1.0, whole genome shotgun sequence genome:
- the LOC131354698 gene encoding CD48 antigen-like isoform X1, with the protein MATIDRSLVLCFLLVFCVGCAYCETVYVATGKNHTFKPEIPGSIELGSWKHTGNLVVDWEAKSDPNFYPKYKGRASVNTDNGELTLQVKKEDSGVFKAEIQIQGTLKYFQSTLEVMDPVPAPKVTCTQVGENVTLQCSVDPPAKAEFKWTGPNSISYVGNSVHIPGKPNEGSIYFCIAKNQVNENVTEFKLKDCHYKETEQNGNAGVIVGSIFGVLGVIAAALGGFFLYKHNKGPHDLIPGQEPETKGEEGTPLEESRTSKSLDKDSAAQNNGKEVS; encoded by the exons ATGGCGACCATAGACCGCTCCCTCGTGTTGTgctttttacttgttttttgtGTGG GTTGTGCATACTGTGAAACTGTATATGTTGCAACTGGAAAAAATCACACTTTTAAGCCAGAAATACCAGGATCTATTGAACTGGGGAGCTGGAAACACACAGGCAATTTGGTGGTTGACTGGGAAGCTAAATCTGACCCTAACTTTTATCCTAAGTACAAAGGACGAGCAAGTGTTAACACTGACAATGGAGAACTCACACTTCAGGTGAAGAAGGAAGACAGTGGTGTATTTAAGGCCGAAATCCAGATCCAAGGAACTCTGAAGTATTTTCAAAGTACACTTGAAGTGATGG ATCCGGTTCCTGCGCCAAAGGTGACTTGCACACAGGTTGGCGAAAATGTAAcacttcagtgttcagttgACCCTCCAGCGAAGGCAGAATTTAAGTGGACCGGACCAAATAGTATCTCTTATGTTGGGAATAGTGTTCATATCCCCGGAAAACCTAATGAGGGGTCAATCTATTTCTGCATTGCAAAAAATCAAGTGAATGAAAATGTAACGGAGTTCAAACTTAAGGACTGTCACTATAAAG AAACTGAACAAAATGGTAATGCTGGTGTTATTGTCGGCTCAATTTTTGGAGTTCTTGGAGTTATAGCTGCAGCTTTAGGCGGATTCTTCCTTTATAAACACAACAAGG gGCCTCATGACCTTATCCCTG GTCAAGAGCCCGAAACAAAAG GTGAGGAAGGAACTCCTCTAGAGGAAAGTAGAACTTCAAAGAGTCTTGATAAAGACTCTGCGGCACAAAACAATGGAAAAGAGGTTTCGTAA
- the LOC131354698 gene encoding CD48 antigen-like isoform X2, producing MATIDRSLVLCFLLVFCVGCAYCETVYVATGKNHTFKPEIPGSIELGSWKHTGNLVVDWEAKSDPNFYPKYKGRASVNTDNGELTLQVKKEDSGVFKAEIQIQGTLKYFQSTLEVMDPVPAPKVTCTQVGENVTLQCSVDPPAKAEFKWTGPNSISYVGNSVHIPGKPNEGSIYFCIAKNQVNENVTEFKLKDCHYKETEQNGNAGVIVGSIFGVLGVIAAALGGFFLYKHNKGPHDLIPGK from the exons ATGGCGACCATAGACCGCTCCCTCGTGTTGTgctttttacttgttttttgtGTGG GTTGTGCATACTGTGAAACTGTATATGTTGCAACTGGAAAAAATCACACTTTTAAGCCAGAAATACCAGGATCTATTGAACTGGGGAGCTGGAAACACACAGGCAATTTGGTGGTTGACTGGGAAGCTAAATCTGACCCTAACTTTTATCCTAAGTACAAAGGACGAGCAAGTGTTAACACTGACAATGGAGAACTCACACTTCAGGTGAAGAAGGAAGACAGTGGTGTATTTAAGGCCGAAATCCAGATCCAAGGAACTCTGAAGTATTTTCAAAGTACACTTGAAGTGATGG ATCCGGTTCCTGCGCCAAAGGTGACTTGCACACAGGTTGGCGAAAATGTAAcacttcagtgttcagttgACCCTCCAGCGAAGGCAGAATTTAAGTGGACCGGACCAAATAGTATCTCTTATGTTGGGAATAGTGTTCATATCCCCGGAAAACCTAATGAGGGGTCAATCTATTTCTGCATTGCAAAAAATCAAGTGAATGAAAATGTAACGGAGTTCAAACTTAAGGACTGTCACTATAAAG AAACTGAACAAAATGGTAATGCTGGTGTTATTGTCGGCTCAATTTTTGGAGTTCTTGGAGTTATAGCTGCAGCTTTAGGCGGATTCTTCCTTTATAAACACAACAAGG gGCCTCATGACCTTATCCCTG GCAAATAA
- the LOC131354795 gene encoding uncharacterized protein LOC131354795 produces the protein MARRSYMQGIVLSFILFGVGCVHCENIAAGTNYTFKPAIPGVIELGVWKHSGYLVVDSELKSEPFWYHYKERAHLNTETGDLTLQVKKEDSGVFQAHLQVQGTLKYFERMIIVIDPVPEPKVTCEQNELDIRLLCSVNPPMQAEFTWSGPNGFSHVGNSVNITRNQNDDSIYYCTAKNKVSQKEAEFKLKDCVSDGCVHCGNIATGTNYTFKPAISGAIEVGDWRYNGELVVEWESNLICLVW, from the exons ATGGCAAGAAGGAGTTACATGCAAGGCATCGTATTATCCTTCATTCTCTTTGGTGTTG GTTGTGTACACTGTGAAAATATTGCAGCTGGGACAAATTACACTTTTAAGCCAGCAATACCAGGAGTTATTGAACTGGGGGTCTGGAAACACAGTGGCTATTTGGTGGTTGACTCAGAACTTAAATCTGAGCCTTTCTGGTATCATTATAAAGAACGAGCACATCTtaacactgagactggagacctCACACTTCAAGTGAAGAAGGAAGATAGTGGTGTATTTCAGGCCCATCTCCAGGTGCAAGGAACTCTGAAGTATTTTGAAcgtatgattatagtgattg atCCAGTTCCTGAGCCCAAAGTGACTTGTGAGCAGAATGAGCTAGATATAAGACTTCTGTGTTCAGTGAACCCTCCAATGCAGGCAGAATTTACATGGTCCGGACCAAACGGGTTCTCTCATGTTGGGAATAGTGTTAATATCACCAGAAATCAAAATGATGACTCAATCTATTACTGcactgcaaaaaataaagtGAGCCAAAAGGAAGCAGAGTTCAAACTTAAGGACTGTGTTTCTGATG GTTGTGTACACTGTGGAAATATTGCAACTGGGACAAATTACACTTTTAAGCCAGCAATATCAGGAGCTATTGAAGTGGGGGACTGGAGATACAATGGAGAGTTGGTGGTTGAGTgggaatctaatctaatctgtcTGGTATGGTAA